The Nitrospinaceae bacterium genome includes a window with the following:
- a CDS encoding glycine cleavage system protein H gives KAVSDLYSPVTGTVTEVNDRLNDEPELVNSEPYEEAWMLRIEMSDATEVDGLLDADEYKSFVEEESA, from the coding sequence AAAGCCGTCTCGGACCTTTATTCTCCGGTTACGGGAACAGTGACCGAGGTGAATGATCGGCTCAACGATGAGCCTGAACTTGTCAATAGCGAGCCGTATGAAGAAGCCTGGATGCTGAGAATCGAAATGAGCGATGCCACAGAAGTAGACGGTTTGCTCGATGCTGATGAATACAAATCGTTTGTTGAGGAAGAGAGCGCCTGA